A window from Culex pipiens pallens isolate TS chromosome 3, TS_CPP_V2, whole genome shotgun sequence encodes these proteins:
- the LOC120430126 gene encoding multidrug resistance protein homolog 49-like has protein sequence MTNKEYPQQNGGSQPVVVNYKNGISNDAMSECSHKAGGGSTNMLNIIFKKAAQKTVQEESSYKPVSYLQLFRFATWGEISATVGGILLASLASLGLPYGVILYGEFTAQLVERTRGIGRSPETSILSMFGGGEILINATEAENYAAIYDDAKAFGLGVLFISVIQFLASALSVDVINRSAQRQISRIRRLFLRAVLRQDMTWYDLNSDDSFAVRLTDDLDKLKEGIGEKLSIFTFLAMSFTASVLASFVYGWELTLVVLSCAPFIIIATAVVAKVQSSLTEKELKAYSSAGTVAEEVFSSIRTVVAFGGERKEQDRYRSRLTSAEINGRKKGVFSGIGGGIMWFIIYCCYALAFWYGISLILEDRGKDIVDYTPAVLIIVLFGVLAGAQNLGLSSPHLEAFASAKGSAASIFSVIDRVPEIDSLGEDGLQPESLRGEITFSDVQFRYPARKDVQVLQGLNLVVEAGKTVALVGPSGCGKSTCLQLIQRLYDPMNGTVTIDGNKVNEMNIRWLRSFIGVVGQEPVLFAASIAENIRYGKPDADHHEIEAAAKIANCHTFITKLPNGYHTLIGERGAQLSGGQKQRIAIARALIRNPKILLLDEATSALDPTSEKRVQDALEKASRGRTTLVVSHRLSTITNADKIVYIDKGVVAEQGTHDELMAKKGLYYDLVIASGAQKHDENDDEFDVVSDGQKGDTTDDDVVGSDDESDGSKSAEVVEEDTEKAYPVSMFRLLKWNSPEWPYILFGCAASMVVGSSFPTFAVLFGEMYGILGHRDAEFVRSESNFYSSLFLVLGLVTGVGTFFQTYLFNVAGVRLTARLRQKTFKAILSQEMAWYDDTNNAVGALCARLSGDCASVQGATGTRIGSLLQAASTICIGIGIALYYSVNLTLVSVVAIPVVLGAIMLESRYMESSGLKEKQSLEGAIKLAVEAISNIRTVASLGQEPHVLERYYKEMEKVDVACRKKTRLRGTVFALGQIMPFMGYGLALFYGGKLVSEKDLDYKDVIKISEALIFGAWMLGQALAYAPNVNSAMLSAGRLSKLFDRIPKMHNPSSSYNPLFQNHDGGIQFSNVEFRYPTRPTVPILQGLNLEIKPGHTVALVGPSGCGKSTCIQLLLRYYDPEGGKVAVDGVATTDYQLGRIRAQMGLVSQEPILFDRTIAENIGYGDNSRDIPMPEIIEAAKLANIHEFIINLPKGYETSLGAKGAQLSGGQKQRIAIARALVRNPRILLLDEATSALDNQSEKIVQNALDHARKDRTCIMIAHRLTTIQNADMICVIQNGVVVEKGTHDELMAHSKTYAKLYTMQQVA, from the exons ATGACCAACAAGGAGTACCCGCAGCAGAACGGCGGCTCCCAGCCGGTGGTGGTCAACTACAAAAATGGCATCAGCAACGACGCCATGTCCGAGTGCAGCCACAAGGCGGGCGGCGGCTCGACAAACATGCTGAACATCATCTTCAAAAAGGCCGCACAGAAAACCGTTCAGGAGGAGAGCAGCTACAAGCCGGTGTCGTACCTTCAGCTG TTCCGATTCGCCACGTGGGGAGAAATCTCAGCCACCGTCGGGGGCATCCTGCTGGCTTCGCTGGCCTCCCTGGGACTGCCGTACGGTGTGATATTGTACGGAGAGTTCACAGCTCAGCTGGTCGAGCGAACTCGAGGGATCGGCCGATCGCCGGAGACTTCCATCCTGTCCATGTTTGGAGGTGGTGAAATTCT GATCAATGCCACCGAGGCGGAGAACTATGCCGCCATCTACGACGATGCCAAAGCCTTCGGCCTGGGCGTGCTGTTTATATCGGTGATACAGTTCCTAGCGTCGGCGCTCAGCGTCGACGTGATCAACCGGTCGGCCCAGCGCCAGATCAGCCGGATACGGCGCCTCTTTCTGCGGGCCGTCCTGCGCCAGGACATGACCTGGTACGACCTGAACAGCGACGACAGCTTCGCCGTCCGGTTGACAGA TGATCTGGACAAGCTAAAGGAAGGGATCGGCGAGAAGCTGTCGATCTTCACGTTTTTAGCCATGTCGTTCACGGCCTCGGTGCTGGCCTCGTTCGTGTACGGCTGGGAGCTGACGCTGGTGGTGTTGAGTTGTGCACCGTTTATCATCATTGCGACAGCGGTTGTGGCGAAG GTTCAAAGCTCGCTCACCGAAAAAGAACTGAAAGCGTACTCGTCGGCGGGAACCGTCGCCGAAGAGGTGTTCAGCAGCATCCGCACGGTGGTGGCGTTCGGAGGCGAGCGCAAAGAGCAGGATCGTTACCGAAGCCGGCTGACGTCTGCCGAGATCAACGGCCGCAAAAAGGGTGTCTTTTCTGGCATTGGCGGTGGCATCATGTGGTTCATCATCTACTGCTGTTACGCGCTAGCGTTCTGGTACGGGATCAGCTTGATTCTGGAGGATCGCGGAAAGGACATCGTGGACTACACGCCGGCCGTGCTGATCATCGTGCTGTTTGGCGTGTTGGCCGGGGCGCAGAATCTGGGTCTGTCGTCTCCTCACCTGGAAGCGTTCGCCTCGGCGAAGGGATCGGCGGCGAGCATCTTTTCCGTGATTGATCGCGTGCCGGAGATTGATTCACTGGGCGAGGACGGGCTGCAGCCGGAATCGCTGCGGGGGGAGATCACCTTTAGCGATGTCCAGTTCCGGTATCCGGCGCGGAAGGACGTACAGGTGCTGCAGGGGCTGAACTTGGTCGTGGAAGCGGGCAAAACGGTTGCCCTGGTGGGACCTTCCGGATGTGGCAAGTCAACCTGCTTGCAGCTGATTCAGCGATTGTACGATCCAATGAAT GGTACCGTAACGATCGACGGAAACAAGGTCAACGAGATGAACATCCGGTGGCTGCGATCGTTCATCGGAGTGGTCGGCCAGGAGCCGGTGCTGTTTGCCGCCAGCATCGCGGAGAACATTCGCTACGGAAAGCCGGACGCGGACCACCATGAGATTGAAGCAGCTGCCAAAATCGCCAATTGCCATACTTTTATCACTAAGCTACCGAATGGGTATCATACACTGATTGGGGAGCGGGGAGCACAGCTGTCCGGAGGACAGAAGCAACGAATTGCCATAGCACGAGCGTTGATCAGGAATCCGAAGATTCTGCTGCTTGACGAAGCGACTTCCGCACTGGATCCGACGTCCGAGAAGCGAGTCCAGGACGCGCTGGAGAAGGCAAGCCGCGGTCGTACGACCCTGGTGGTGTCCCACCGATTGTCAACCATCACCAACGCCGACAAGATCGTGTACATCGACAAGGGAGTCGTAGCGGAGCAGGGAACCCACGATGAACTGATGGCGAAGAAGGGATTGTATTACGATCTGGTCATCGCAAGTGGGGCGCAAAAGCACGACGAGAACGATGATGAGTTCGACGTGGTTTCGGATGGACAGAAGGGAGATACCACGGACGACGATGTCGTGGGTTCGGATGACGAGTCTGACGGTAGCAAGTCGGCCGAAGTGGTTGAGGAAGACACGGAGAAAGCGTACCCGGTGTCGATGTTCCGGCTGCTCAAGTGGAACTCGCCGGAGTGGCCCTACATCCTGTTTGGCTGTGCGGCTTCCATGGTTGTCGGATCCTCCTTCCCTACCTTCGCCGTTCTCTTCGGAGAGATGTACGGTATTCTTGGCCACCGTGACGCCGAGTTTGTCCGCAGCGAGTCCAACTTCTACTCATCGCTGTTCTTGGTCCTCGGACTCGTCACCGGGGTGGGAACCTTCTTCCAGACTTATCTCTTCAATGTGGCCGGAGTTCGGCTTACGGCGCGACTACGACAAAAGACTTTCAAGGCGATCCTCAGCCAGGAGATGGCTTGGTACGACGATACCAACAATGCCGTGGGAGCGCTTTGTGCTCGGCTTTCCGGAGATTGTGCCAGCGTACAGGGCGCAACCGGAACTCGCATTGGATCACTGCTGCAGGCTGCCTCCACGATCTGCATCGGAATTGGGATCGCTCTGTACTACTCGGTCAATCTCACACTCGTTTCGGTGGTTGCAATTCCGGTCGTGCTGGGAGCTATCATGCTGGAATCTCGCTACATGGAGTCCAGTGGGCTGAAAGAGAAGCAATCGCTGGAGGGTGCCATCAAGTTAGCTGTGGAAGCCATCTCCAACATCCGAACGGTTGCCAGTCTGGGACAGGAGCCGCACGTCCTTGAGCGGTATTACAAAGAAATGGAAAAGGTTGATGTGGCGTGCCGGAAGAAGACGCGACTTCGGGGAACGGTGTTTGCGCTTGGTCAGATCATGCCGTTTATGGGCTATGGGTTGGCACTGTTCTACGGAGGCAAGCTGGTCTCGGAGAAGGATTTGGACTACAAGGATGTGATCAA AATATCTGAAGCGCTGATCTTTGGCGCGTGGATGTTGGGACAAGCTCTGGCCTATGCTCCGAACGTGAACTCAGCGATGCTGTCCGCTGGTCGTCTATCCAAGCTGTTTGATCGCATTCCCAAGATGCACAACCCGTCAAGTTCGTACAATCCGCTGTTCCAG AATCACGACGGCGGCATCCAATTCAGCAACGTCGAATTCCGTTATCCCACGAGGCCAACCGTACCGATTCTGCAGGGGCTAAATCTGGAGATCAAACCTGGCCATACCGTTGCGCTGGTTGGACCGTCCGGTTGCGGCAAGTCGACGTGCATTCAGCTGTTGCTGCGCTACTACGACCCGGAAGGTGGCAAAGTG GCGGTTGACGGCGTTGCCACCACCGACTACCAGCTGGGCCGCATCCGAGCCCAAATGGGCCTCGTGTCGCAGGAACCAATTCTGTTTGACCGGACCATCGCCGAAAACATCGGCTACGGGGACAACTCGCGGGACATTCCGATGCCGGAAATCATCGAAGCCGCCAAGCTGGCCAACATCCACGAGTTCATCATCAATCTTCCCAAGGGCTACGAAACCAGCCTCGGAGCGAAGGGCGCCCAGCTGTCCGGAGGTCAGAAGCAGCGGATCGCGATCGCGCGAGCGCTCGTCCGCAATCCTCGCATCCTCCTGCTGGACGAGGCCACGTCAGCGCTCGACAACCAGAGCGAAAAGATCGTCCAGAACGCGCTGGATCACGCCCGGAAGGACCGGACCTGCATCATGATCGCGCATCGGCTGACCACAATCCAGAACGCAGACATGATCTGTGTCATCCAGAACGGAGTTGTGGTGGAAAAGGGCACGCACGACGAGCTGATGGCGCACAGCAAAACCTACGCCAAGCTGTACACGATGCAACAAGTGGCTTAA